The following are from one region of the Anaerohalosphaeraceae bacterium genome:
- a CDS encoding LamG-like jellyroll fold domain-containing protein, with protein sequence MKTKMAFVLLMSLSAASLGATIAYWDFEDGIVGQAFTPSGQPNGSGGSRDLVAGYMMRGWDDYWGPSWTDHTPTGTGIAMRNADFHQDGYSYDAGLVAWAPSQWTIECAVKLIGGIADNRWQTFIGRDGSADPGVDPESILYLQKTWDNYFRINFRTADGARYIATSNFTMQADKWYRIAATSDGVTLRLWVNDTPNSSAGWVLAAETAMGSGNNALALINANWTFGRGWYNTWFVDHINGYMDDIRFSDVALSPSEFLVPEPATMMLLGLGALMLGRRRS encoded by the coding sequence ATGAAGACAAAAATGGCGTTTGTATTGCTGATGTCGCTGAGTGCAGCAAGTTTGGGGGCTACGATTGCCTACTGGGATTTTGAGGACGGCATCGTCGGTCAGGCGTTTACACCTTCCGGACAACCCAATGGTTCAGGCGGGTCGAGGGATTTGGTAGCCGGCTATATGATGCGGGGCTGGGACGATTACTGGGGCCCGTCTTGGACGGACCATACACCGACCGGTACAGGGATTGCCATGCGGAATGCCGATTTCCATCAGGACGGTTATTCCTACGATGCCGGGCTTGTGGCGTGGGCTCCGTCCCAGTGGACGATAGAGTGTGCGGTTAAGCTGATTGGCGGGATTGCCGATAACCGATGGCAGACGTTTATCGGTCGTGACGGCAGCGCCGATCCGGGTGTGGATCCGGAATCGATACTGTATCTGCAGAAGACCTGGGACAACTATTTCCGGATTAACTTCCGCACGGCGGACGGTGCTCGCTACATTGCGACCTCAAATTTTACGATGCAGGCGGACAAATGGTACCGGATTGCGGCAACCAGTGACGGAGTAACGCTTCGGCTGTGGGTGAATGATACGCCCAACAGCAGTGCCGGATGGGTCCTGGCTGCTGAGACGGCGATGGGCAGCGGGAATAATGCTCTGGCCCTGATCAACGCAAACTGGACGTTCGGACGCGGCTGGTACAACACCTGGTTTGTGGACCACATCAATGGGTATATGGATGACATTCGGTTTTCGGATGTTGCGCTCAGTCCGAGTGAGTTTCTGGTTCCGGAGCCGGCCACGATGATGCTGCTGGGACTGGGGGCTCTGATGCTGGGACGCAGGCGGTCCTGA